In the Silvanigrella aquatica genome, AAAATTTATATTTGGCAAGTTAAATGTTGTGAAAATCTTCAATTTGAAATTAGAAATACCGGTAAAATCTGGCAAATTGACTCTGAAGGTAGGCCTATAATTGTTTGTGGAAATGGTTTAATTCAAATAATGAATGCTACATATGAAGACGGTACTATTGTGAAATTTAAATCTACAAGAAAAAGATTGGGATAATTTAATATATTATGAAATTATGTCTGGATTGTAAAAATGAAATTGAAAATTTTGAAATAGAATGTGTTAATTGCTCTAGATGCTTTGACACTTCAAATAAATTTATTAAGAATTTATTACTTAATAAAGATTTTAGCGAAGGTTTACAAAGTTATGATTCAAATCTTTATTCAAAGCTTTTTCTACTTGAAAAAGGTAATTTTTGGTTTGAATATCGAAATAGATTAATTTATTGGATACTGCAAAAATATTTTTCTTCATGTGAAAGTTTTTTGGAAGTAGGTTGTGGTACCGGATTTGTGCTTGAAATGTTTAAGAGAAGTAAAACAATTCCTTTATTGTTTGGAAGTGATCTGTTTAAAGATGGATTAGAATTTGCATCTGAACGTGTTCCGCAAACATATTTTTTTCAATTAAATCTTATGGAGAAAATTCCTTTTATTAATGAATTTAATGTTATTGGAGGCTTTGATGTTCTTGAACACATTGAAGATGATTTTATCGCGATAAATAATATATATACTGCTTGTAAACCTGGAGGGGGAGTAATTATTACTGTACCTCAACATAAATTATTATGGAGTAAATCAGATGAAATTGCATGTCATTTTAGGAGATATGAAAAAAAAGAGCTAATTTTTTTAATTCAAAAAGCGGGATTTGATGTAGTTTTTGTTTCTTCTTTTATAAGTCTTTTATTTCCATTAATGCTTATTTCTCGTTTATTCCCTTTTTCTTCAAAAAATAGAACTGTATTAGATGAATTAAAAATTGGATTCATATTGAATTTATTTTTTAAAATTGTATGCAAAATTGAGTATATAATTATTAAAACTGGAATAAAAATTCCAATTGGAGGATCTCTCCTTATAGTTGGAAAGAAGAAGGTGGAATAAAAATTCATAAAAATGATAAATTTGTATTTTGATTTTTAAATTTTGAAGAGGTAAGAATGGTTACTTATTTTATAAGTTTTTTTTTAGCACTAAACTTTTTTTCTTATATAATTTCTTTTTATATTAAAACTTACTTTAGTTACTATTATCCGATAGTCTTTATTCTTATATTATTTATTTCTACATATATTTCAATGACGAAATTTAGGAATGTAGATAAAATCTATTTTCCTTCAAAAATAAATTTAATTTTTTTATTGTTATTTATTTTATTTTATAGTGTAGTATCATTTTTACCATATAATTCTATAGGTATAGATGAGTATTTTCGACTAGGAATGGCGCGTTATATTGATAATTATGGCCTACCTGTTTCAAATGAGTTATTTGTTGCAAGTAGTTTAGAAGTTAAGAATTATTATTACTATTATCAGTTTTTAGCTGTATCAATTCATAAAGTATTTTTTAATATTATTAGTTTAGAATTTATATACAATTATTTATTGTTATATATAAAATATTTACTTACTATTTTTATATTTTTAGATATTTATAATTCAGTTCTCTCTTTTCTAAAAAAAGAATATTATTTAGTTCGCGATAAAAAAATATTTTTAGAATTTTATTTTTCTTTAGGAGTCATATCTCTAATACTCCCTCCTTTACCTTATTCTTTAGGGATGATTAGCCTTTTTGAGCAGCAATCCTCTTTTGCTACATTTATAATATTGATTACAGTTTCATTAATGGCGGATTGTTTAAAGAAAGTTAAAGAGTCTAAAGATATTAGTGCAATTATCACCTCATTTACTTTAATTTGGATGATGATATTAGTTTTGTATGTTACAAAATTTCCTTATTTAACTATTTTATTGGTGGGAGTGTTATTTTATACATTTGTAATAATTTTACTCAATAGATCTTTGTTAAATTATTTAATTACAGTTACTATATTTGCATTAATATTTCTTTATATTGCCTTTAATTTGCATCCTATGCTCTCACAGGTAAAAGTATATAAAGATAATTCTAAAGTGTTTTTTTATATATCATGGTTTGAATTGATAAAAAATATTGGAATATCTGGATATTTTCCTTGGATAAAAAGTATTTATTTATCAACGCTTTTTTCTTTTGGAATATTGTGGGTATGGATAATTATTTTTTCAAAGAATTTTCTAGCTAAGTGTAAAATAAATTATTTAAATGCTTTATATGCTACATTGCTTATCATGGTTTTGTCTGGTTATATATTAACATTTTTTATAAAATTAAAAGCATATACTGGAGGAGCTGAGTCCTATTGGTCTTATGCTGGATGGTATTCTCTGACAATACTTATTTCAATTTCTTTTATCTTTTGTGTTTTTCTCAAAAGATATGTATTGATACTATCCATAATACTTTGTTTCTCAGGGTCTATTTTTTCTTATTTGGCATTAAAAAAATATCCATTTCCAAATCCAAATAGTTATGCTGATAAAGCAATGTCTTGGTGTAAAGAAATTAATAATTATAGGAAAATAAATAATAAAGAAAATAATAAATGCGTCATTAATAATCCATTACCTTTTAAAACAGTATATGCTTTAAATGCGGTATGTGATTGTTTTACAATTACCACAGATATCGAGAAAGGCTATATAACGGTTGATGCGCCAATATATTCTAATTCTGTTATATTAAATCAATTTATTAATTCATCTAAAGATCCTACTGATAAAATAAAAAATTATCTTAATGAAAATAATTTTAGTGAAATGTATTTAATTGGAAGGCAAATTTCAGATTTAGACCCTAAGTTTGAAAGAGATAAATTGTCTAAAGATTCGTCAATTTATATAATTACTAAGTAATTATATTTATATTAACGCAATTAAAATTTATCATAATTTTAATTAAAGGATTAAAAATGAGTTCTATTTCTGGGGTTCTAGTTGAAAAATTAAAACAATTTGAAAATGAAAAAGGTAAAGTACTACATATGCTTCGAGCAGATAATCCAAACTTTATTTCATTTGGAGAAGTTTATTTTTCACAGATAAATCCTGGGAAAATCAAAGGATGGCATAAACAATTAAAAATGACTCTTAACTATGCGGTTCCAGTAGGAAAAGTAAAATTGGTTCTATATGATGCGAGGGAAGATACGGCAACATATAAAAATATTTTAGAAATAATGCTTTCTCAAGAGGAATATTATCTTGTCACAATTCCTCCAGGAATTTGGGTGAGTTTTAAAGCAATATCTGATAGTGTGGCCTTATTGGTCAATTGCGCAACGCATCCACATTCTGATAAGGAATGCGAACATTTAGCCATAGAGGACAAACAAATTCCATATAATTGGGATGAATAAGAGGTAGTGCCTAATAATGGAAAATAAAAAGATGAAGGTTCTTGTTACAGGAGCTGGTGGTTATTTAGGAACTCAAATTGTTTCCTATTTAGATCAAACAAATTTTTATTCTTTACGCCTTTTGACAAGTAAAATAGATTTAATTGAAAAATTGAACTTAATAAATTCTGAAGTGGTAAGTGTTCCATTTTTTGAAATTTCTGATTTTACAAATATTTGTGACGGAATTGAAATGGTCATTCATTTATCTGCTTTAGATAATAAAGAGTGTCTTGAGAACCCAAGTTTTGCTATTTATTTTAACATAACGCAGACAATGAGATTGATTGCAGCCGCAAGTCAATTAAAAATAAAGCGCTTTATTTATATGTCTACAATTCATGTATATGGCAATGCATTAAAAAAGAAAACTGATAATGATCGCATAGAGATTAATGAAAATACTTTAACAGAACCTTTAACTACATATGCAATTACTCATAAATCAGCCGAAGATTTTATCCTTTCAATTTGTAGTCAAAATGGTATAGAAGGCTGTATTTTGCGACTATCTAATAGTTTCGGATATCCTTATAATATAAATAATTTATCTGGTTGTAAATTGCTCGTTAATGAGCTTTGTAATCAATCTGTAATTGATAAAAAACTTGTTTTAAAATCGGGTGGAAAAGCTGTATTGAATTTTATGCCTGTAAGTAGTATCTGTTATTTAATCTCAGAAATCCTTAAGGCAAATTTTAGCGTACATGGAATATTTAATTTAGGTTCAAATACTTCTTTATCTATCTACGAAATGGCTAAATTGGTCGCAAAAAGATGCTTACTTAAGTTTAACTATGAACCTGAAATAACAATTCCAACGCATTTTAAAAATAGTCAAATTACAAATAAACAGAATGATTTTTATTATTCTAATGAGAAAATCAAAAAATTTGGTTTTTTGAATAATCTTGATTTAGAAAAAGAAATTGATTTAACCATTTTACAGTTTTTTGAATATAATAAATTGAGGAATGAATGTATTCATTAGAAAATAATAAAGTAAATCCTGTTGTAACAGTGATAATACCTACGTATAATCATGCAGAAAAATTGAATCTAGCAATAAAGTCACTCATCAAACAAACTTTTACAGCTTGGAAAGTTATTGTTGTAAATAATTACTCTACTGATAATACTGTGGATATTGTAAACTCCTTTTCAGATAAACGAATTCAATTATTTAATTTTTCGAATAATGGTATAATTGCTGCATCGCGAAATTATGCCATGAAATTAGCAGATACAGAGTTTATTGCATTTTTAGATTCTGATGACATATGGTATGAAAATAAATTAGAATTATGTATTGTGTCTTTAAATAAGGGTTTTGATTTGGTTTGTCACGGAGAAGCGATTGTTAAAGATGGCACAAAAATAAATGATAGATTATATGGCCCTCTAAAAAACGCATCTTTTGAAAATTTAATATTTAAAGGAAGTGCTTTGAGTCCTTCTGCAGTTGTAATGAGATTATGTTTTGCACAGAAAATTGGATTTATGAGTGAAGATAGCTCTATTATAACAGCAGAGGATTATGATTTTTGGATAAATCTTACAAAAAATAGAGATATAAAAATGAAATTTATAAATGATATTTTAGGAGAATATCATTTGTATGAGAATAATGCGAGCAGTGCTATAGAAAAGCATAATAATGCAGTTATTAATGTGGTTAATAATCATTACTTTTCTGAAATAGATAAAAATTTATATAATCTATATAGGTATAAAAAAAGAATTTCTATTGTTTTTTATATTAAATCCAGGCAATATTTTGAGAAAAAAAACTATAGAAGTGGATTTAAGAATTTATTTAATTTAATTTTAACGTTTCCAGATATTATAAGAGTATTTATTTTGATTTTATTTTTGTTTAGAGTTTTATTTGGAGATTTTAGAAAATTAAAAAAATGAATTTATAGCTAAATATGATTATAAACGTTCAAAATAAGTGCTGAAATTTTTTCTGAAGTGTAGTTATTCATTACGTTTTCGTGAGCTTTTTCCCTAAAAAAATTCGCTTTAGCCGGATTCTTAATCAATATTTCAATAGCCTCGGCTAATTCTTTAATAGATTGCATTGGCACAGTAAAGCCTGTTTCGTTATTTATGACAAAGTCACGACAACCCGGGGAGTCATAAGTTATGCAAGGACGTCCGCAAGCAGATGCTTCGACAAGGACGCGGGGCACTCCTTCTCGATAGGAAGGAAGACAGACGATATATGATTTTTTGTACAACTCAATCATATTTGTTTGTTGTCCAAGAAAAACAACATTGGGCGAGTCCTTTTTTATATTATCGATGTCCGATTTATTTAGGCTCAATGGATTTTGTGGATGGATATCTCCTGCAAACCAAATTTTATGCCTGACTCCTTTTTGTGTTAAAATTTTAGAAGCTTCTGACGCCTCAAATATTCCTTTTTCTTTGATTAGTCTTGCAGGAACTAAAATGATGGGTTCATCTGTTTGCCTTAAATCTTGGTCATAGATAAATTTATAAATATCAACACCAATGCCAATTAAAAATATATTTTCGGAATTTATTTTTAACGTATTTTTAAAAATATTAAAATCATCTTTGTTTTGGACAATCACTCGGGAGTTTTTCCCAGAAAAAATATATTTGTATAACAACATAATTATTGGGCGAATCAATTTATGTTTTAATTTAGAAGAGCTGAATACGCTTCCTAAACCAGTAACATCAAAAATACATTTTCGATTTAAAAATCTCAGAGGAATGCCAAAAGAAATAATGGGAATTATTGTAATGATATGAAAAACGTTATTTTTATTGCTTTTAAAAGAAAAATGGATTGCAAATAGAATTGTTTTTATTATTGAATAAATTGAAGAGTAATTTGGATTATTTAGAATTTTAAAAAACGAATTAAATCCTACTTTTTTTATAAAAGAAGAATCTTTTTCTAATGAAAATTGAGTGATTAGATTGATATTCGCTTTTTCTTCGATTAATTTTTCAACAAATTTGATTCTATAAGAAATAAAAAAGTCACATAAATTTGTAATAAAGAATATTGATGACGCGTTTTTTCTCAACTAAGACTCCCAGTTATTTTAGATTTCTATTTATTACTAATTGTGAGGTTTTTAATTTAAATTTCTTAAAAAAACGAATAGAAAATTTAAAGTATTCAAAAACAATAGAAGTTATGATTAGGATTTTATAAATAATGGAATATTTTTGGTCTTTTATTAAGTTAAATCTTACTAAAGTTAATGCTTTTTGCATTAAATATAAATTTGAACTTAGCGAATTCGAGTTAGAAAGATAGTCGTGTTTGAATGTGAAAGTTAAATTTTTTAATATTTTTATTGTTTTAAATTCATAGGAGCTTCTTACCCAAAAGTCATAATCTTCAGAATACCGGAAATTTTCATTGAACTTATATTTATCTAATACACTTCTATGTATAACAACGCTTGGGGTACAAAAAGGGGATTTAAATAATATGCTGGGCCATTTAATTTCAGTAAAATGGATTTGATCTTCTTTATAGATAGTATCTATTTCTGTTTTTAATCTATTTGGTGAAATGATAGCATGACATGTTCCAGATATAAAAGAATTTGTTTGTTGCATTAACTTAATTTGAATATTTATCTTATCTTTATGCCAAGCATCATCACTATCTAAAAATGCAACATAGTCACCCTTTGCATTTTTACAACCTACATTTCTGGTTGCAGAAGCGCCAATATTTTTTTGGTTAAGTATTAATTTGTAGTTGCTATAACTGTTATTTAATAGTAATTTATTTAAAATATCTATGCTATTATCAGAGCTTTTGTCGTCAATAAATATAACTTCATAAAGTTCCGAATTTTTATAGTGTATTAGCACTTCATTAATTAATCTAGGAATGACATCTTCATCATTATATATAGGTATAATTATGGATACAAAAAATTTACTAGATGAATTTTTAAACACTTTTTTTCGAATTCCTTCCTATTTTCCAGTTAATAAGAAGCTTCAGAATAGTTGAAGTCGATGATTCCCATTCACCCATATATTCTAATTCTGATGCACCACTCCCTCTTTTGAAATTATAAACACCTTTCCCATTTACGGGATCAATTCCACACATATCATAATGTGAAACATTATTTTGTTTACAGTATTTTAAAATTTCCCAGAGTAAAACATGTGAAGCATATATTTTTCTAGCTTCTTCATTTGCAGCAGCAAAAAAATCAAATCCATTGTTTCCCCAAATAATACATCCGCGAAAAGCAATAGTTTCATTTTTATCATTTAAAGCTTTAAATATGATAAGACTATCTTTGAAATAGTATAATAATTTTTCAATTTCATTTGAAGAAAATTGCTCATCAATATCTTTTAAGTTTTCCATATTTTTATAAATGGACATCATTTCTGCAACGTTTGGATTTTCCCATTTTAGAACAGAAATATTTTTATTTAAACCCCTTCTTAAATTATGTCTCCAATTTGAACTCATTTTTTTTTCTAAAACAGATAACTCATCACTTAAGTTATGTTCCATGCTCACTCCTGAAATAATAGGAGTGAGTGCTCGCTGCCAATTTAAACTTCTTAAAATGATACTACATAGATTTGAATATTGAGAAAAGATAGATGTTCTAATGTATATACGCTTTATATTCAATTTGTGTTTTATATAATTGATAAACTCAGAATCAAGGTGTTTGGACATTTCATTTGTAATACCTGGTATCCAAATGACAGCACATTGAAAAGTCCACAGAAATGGAATTTTTATTGAATATATTTTAACGAGTGTTTGTATTTGAGCGATTGTTTCGTCTGTCGCTTGATCTTTTTTAAGAAATCGATACGGCTTCCAACCAAATTGGCTTTTATAATCCCCCCATAAATAATTTTGAAAAATTATTTTATGAGTTTGGAGATTAAAAAAACTCTCCCATGATTGAAGTTCTGTAGTTGTATTTAATTCTTTCCAATTTACCATAAAAATCTTACCCCCCATACATTTTTATAATATTTAGGGCAGTTATTTTCAATTTCAGAAGGAAGATCTGGCCAAGGAAAACACTCTAAATGATAGCCTGAAAGTACTTTTCTTATGAATTTAATATCTTTTGCTTCTGCATAAAAAGGATATAAATAGGGCGCCGTATTTTCTGGCAAAAATGGAAATACGGGATTACAAGGACAACCAATTAATATTTTTTCTACAAAAGAATATAATTCCCTCCTTCTTTTTATTTCCTCGTCTTCTATTAGGTGCTTTAAATAATAAAATAATAAATGATGTGCCTTTTTCTCGTTTGGCAAATTATATTCATCTTGAGCACTTGATTTTGGGTAAATATCACCAGTTTTAAATTTTCTTAATGTTCTAATTATGAATAATAGAAAAATAATATGCCAAATTCCAGAATAATTAACAAATTTTCTTAACATATTTTTGAATTTAAAATTATTTGTTTGCGTATTTTCATTAATTTTATTAACTATATCTGGATTTATTTTGATTTTATTTGAATTTATTAATAACGCAGCACCATTTGGTATGGCTAATGTTTTACGAATACTATATAATCCCACATCTCCTCTTTTGCCTAAAAATTCATTTTTAGAATCTTTACTTAAAAATCCGTGAGCATTATCTTCAATTAAATAAGCATTGGATAAACTGCAATATTTTTTAAATTTATCTAGATTTTGAGGAAAACCAAAAAAATTAACTGCAATAATTGCTTTCGCATTAGGAAGATTTTCGGGTTCTTCAAGCATTTCTAGAGATTCATTTACATGATAAAAGCTTGGTATTGCAGACATGCTATGAATTGATGAAAGAATATCTTTACAAATAAAAGCAGGCAATAAAACAGTATCTCCCGCTTTTATATTTAAAATTAATAATGCATTTTTGAGTGCATGTCGGCAATATGCATAATAGAAAGTACTTTCATGTGGAAATAAAATAAAATTATTTTTAAAGCTACTAACAATTCTTGGATTATATACCGATTTAATAATTCTTTTTTCGATATTTGAAGCGCTTAAATAGCCCAAGTTAAATTCCTTTGTAAAGCAAGGTTCGCATAGCTCTCAATCTGTTTTAAAGTATATTCAGTATAATTTGTTTCTTTATTATTATAATAATTTAAATACCAATCATTTGTAAATAAAAGTGTTTCCTCAAATGATAAATTAGGTTTCCATTTTAATCGATTCATAGCTTTATCGCAGCAGAGTTTCAATAAAGAAGCTTCTACTAAGGAACTATTTTTATTTTCTATCTTTGTTGGAAGTGATTTCCAACTTGATTCTAAAATATGGAGTAAATGCTCAACGGAATGATTTGCTTCTTGAAGAGGCCCGAAATTAAATGATTCTCCATGCAAATGAGCTGTCTTTGATAACAACTTAGCTCCAAGCCATAAATAGCCACTTAATGGTTCTAGTACATGCTGCCATGGTCTTGTTGAATTTGGATTTCTTATTTTTAGACTTAAACCTTGACTCCAAGCACGCATTGCGTCTGGAATAATTCTATCGGCAGCCCAGTCTCCTCCACCAATAACATTGCCTGCCCTTGCCGTAGCAAGAAAAGTTTCATGATCTTGGAAAAAAGATCTTACATAGGAGCTAAAAATAATTTCAGCACAAGCTTTAGAAGCACTGTAAGGATCTTTCCCTCCAAGGCGATCTGACTCTCTATATCCATATTCCCATTCTACGTTTTCGTAACACTTATCGCTCGTAATTAATACTGCGGCTTGAATTCCTTTAGTTACTCGAATTGCATCAAGTACATTAACCATCCCCATTACATTTACATCAAAATTTTCTTTGGGCGCGCGATAGGATTCCATCACGATTGGTTGCGCGGCAAAGTGGAAAATAATGTCAGGTTTAAAATCTTGGATGGCGCTTAATAGCGAGTTAAAATTTCT is a window encoding:
- a CDS encoding NAD-dependent epimerase/dehydratase family protein, which produces MENKKMKVLVTGAGGYLGTQIVSYLDQTNFYSLRLLTSKIDLIEKLNLINSEVVSVPFFEISDFTNICDGIEMVIHLSALDNKECLENPSFAIYFNITQTMRLIAAASQLKIKRFIYMSTIHVYGNALKKKTDNDRIEINENTLTEPLTTYAITHKSAEDFILSICSQNGIEGCILRLSNSFGYPYNINNLSGCKLLVNELCNQSVIDKKLVLKSGGKAVLNFMPVSSICYLISEILKANFSVHGIFNLGSNTSLSIYEMAKLVAKRCLLKFNYEPEITIPTHFKNSQITNKQNDFYYSNEKIKKFGFLNNLDLEKEIDLTILQFFEYNKLRNECIH
- a CDS encoding glycosyltransferase, whose translation is MRKNASSIFFITNLCDFFISYRIKFVEKLIEEKANINLITQFSLEKDSSFIKKVGFNSFFKILNNPNYSSIYSIIKTILFAIHFSFKSNKNNVFHIITIIPIISFGIPLRFLNRKCIFDVTGLGSVFSSSKLKHKLIRPIIMLLYKYIFSGKNSRVIVQNKDDFNIFKNTLKINSENIFLIGIGVDIYKFIYDQDLRQTDEPIILVPARLIKEKGIFEASEASKILTQKGVRHKIWFAGDIHPQNPLSLNKSDIDNIKKDSPNVVFLGQQTNMIELYKKSYIVCLPSYREGVPRVLVEASACGRPCITYDSPGCRDFVINNETGFTVPMQSIKELAEAIEILIKNPAKANFFREKAHENVMNNYTSEKISALILNVYNHI
- a CDS encoding DegT/DnrJ/EryC1/StrS family aminotransferase, with product MGYLSASNIEKRIIKSVYNPRIVSSFKNNFILFPHESTFYYAYCRHALKNALLILNIKAGDTVLLPAFICKDILSSIHSMSAIPSFYHVNESLEMLEEPENLPNAKAIIAVNFFGFPQNLDKFKKYCSLSNAYLIEDNAHGFLSKDSKNEFLGKRGDVGLYSIRKTLAIPNGAALLINSNKIKINPDIVNKINENTQTNNFKFKNMLRKFVNYSGIWHIIFLLFIIRTLRKFKTGDIYPKSSAQDEYNLPNEKKAHHLLFYYLKHLIEDEEIKRRRELYSFVEKILIGCPCNPVFPFLPENTAPYLYPFYAEAKDIKFIRKVLSGYHLECFPWPDLPSEIENNCPKYYKNVWGVRFLW
- the rfbG gene encoding CDP-glucose 4,6-dehydratase, whose amino-acid sequence is MPFQNLYKNKKVFITGHTGFKGSWLTQWLLQLGAEVAGYSLYIPSQPSLYEILNLNSKVKDYRDDIRNFNSLLSAIQDFKPDIIFHFAAQPIVMESYRAPKENFDVNVMGMVNVLDAIRVTKGIQAAVLITSDKCYENVEWEYGYRESDRLGGKDPYSASKACAEIIFSSYVRSFFQDHETFLATARAGNVIGGGDWAADRIIPDAMRAWSQGLSLKIRNPNSTRPWQHVLEPLSGYLWLGAKLLSKTAHLHGESFNFGPLQEANHSVEHLLHILESSWKSLPTKIENKNSSLVEASLLKLCCDKAMNRLKWKPNLSFEETLLFTNDWYLNYYNNKETNYTEYTLKQIESYANLALQRNLTWAI
- a CDS encoding glycosyltransferase family 2 protein is translated as MYSLENNKVNPVVTVIIPTYNHAEKLNLAIKSLIKQTFTAWKVIVVNNYSTDNTVDIVNSFSDKRIQLFNFSNNGIIAASRNYAMKLADTEFIAFLDSDDIWYENKLELCIVSLNKGFDLVCHGEAIVKDGTKINDRLYGPLKNASFENLIFKGSALSPSAVVMRLCFAQKIGFMSEDSSIITAEDYDFWINLTKNRDIKMKFINDILGEYHLYENNASSAIEKHNNAVINVVNNHYFSEIDKNLYNLYRYKKRISIVFYIKSRQYFEKKNYRSGFKNLFNLILTFPDIIRVFILILFLFRVLFGDFRKLKK
- a CDS encoding glycosyltransferase family 2 protein produces the protein MFKNSSSKFFVSIIIPIYNDEDVIPRLINEVLIHYKNSELYEVIFIDDKSSDNSIDILNKLLLNNSYSNYKLILNQKNIGASATRNVGCKNAKGDYVAFLDSDDAWHKDKINIQIKLMQQTNSFISGTCHAIISPNRLKTEIDTIYKEDQIHFTEIKWPSILFKSPFCTPSVVIHRSVLDKYKFNENFRYSEDYDFWVRSSYEFKTIKILKNLTFTFKHDYLSNSNSLSSNLYLMQKALTLVRFNLIKDQKYSIIYKILIITSIVFEYFKFSIRFFKKFKLKTSQLVINRNLK
- a CDS encoding peptidoglycan bridge formation glycyltransferase FemA/FemB family protein is translated as MVNWKELNTTTELQSWESFFNLQTHKIIFQNYLWGDYKSQFGWKPYRFLKKDQATDETIAQIQTLVKIYSIKIPFLWTFQCAVIWIPGITNEMSKHLDSEFINYIKHKLNIKRIYIRTSIFSQYSNLCSIILRSLNWQRALTPIISGVSMEHNLSDELSVLEKKMSSNWRHNLRRGLNKNISVLKWENPNVAEMMSIYKNMENLKDIDEQFSSNEIEKLLYYFKDSLIIFKALNDKNETIAFRGCIIWGNNGFDFFAAANEEARKIYASHVLLWEILKYCKQNNVSHYDMCGIDPVNGKGVYNFKRGSGASELEYMGEWESSTSTILKLLINWKIGRNSKKSV
- a CDS encoding class I SAM-dependent methyltransferase → MKLCLDCKNEIENFEIECVNCSRCFDTSNKFIKNLLLNKDFSEGLQSYDSNLYSKLFLLEKGNFWFEYRNRLIYWILQKYFSSCESFLEVGCGTGFVLEMFKRSKTIPLLFGSDLFKDGLEFASERVPQTYFFQLNLMEKIPFINEFNVIGGFDVLEHIEDDFIAINNIYTACKPGGGVIITVPQHKLLWSKSDEIACHFRRYEKKELIFLIQKAGFDVVFVSSFISLLFPLMLISRLFPFSSKNRTVLDELKIGFILNLFFKIVCKIEYIIIKTGIKIPIGGSLLIVGKKKVE
- a CDS encoding dTDP-4-dehydrorhamnose 3,5-epimerase family protein; the protein is MSSISGVLVEKLKQFENEKGKVLHMLRADNPNFISFGEVYFSQINPGKIKGWHKQLKMTLNYAVPVGKVKLVLYDAREDTATYKNILEIMLSQEEYYLVTIPPGIWVSFKAISDSVALLVNCATHPHSDKECEHLAIEDKQIPYNWDE